The nucleotide window GGCGTTCCCCGGCCGGGAGCACCTGCCGCGGGTGCTGGTCACCCTGGGCACGATCGTCGACGACCCGGAGGCGCTCACGGAGATCGTCACCTCGCTCGCCGGGCGGGAGGTGAACGTCGTCGTCGCCCTCCCGCCGTCGTCGGCGGACGGAGCACTGCCCGTGGCGGGCGCCGGCGTGCACGTCACCGGCTTCGTGCCCATGCGGCTCCTGCTCCAGGGGATGGACGCGGTCGTCTGCTCCGGCGGTGCCGGCACCGTGCTCTCGGTACTCGGCGCCGGTCTCCCCCTGGTGATCTGGCCCCTCGGTCTGGACAAGCCCCTGAACGCCGAACGGACCGCCGCCCTGGGAGCCGCGGAGGTCGTCGGAGGAGCCGGGGAGGCCGGCGAGGCCGTCGTCCGCGTACTGGAGGAGCCGTCCTACCGTGCCGCGGCCCGGAAGGCCGCCGCGGACATCGGCGCGATGCCCCGGGCCGAGGACGTGCTGCCCCTGCTGACCGCCCGCCTCGGCTGAACCGTCGGACCCGCACATCGGGCATCGGGCATCGGGCGAGCACGGGTTCCGTCGCCGACCGGCGACGGAGTGGAGAAGGAAGCATGTACGCGATACGACAGTACGAGTTCGGACCGCCGCAGACCCTCGTGTACGAGGAGACGGACGCTCCGCCGCCCGGCCCCGGCGAGGTGCGCCTCGCTGTCACGGCCGCGGGCGTCCACCTCATGGACACCGTCCTGCGCGCCGGGCGGGAGAGGGGAATGGCGCTGCCGCGGCTGCCGATGACACCGGGCCGGGAGGCCGCGGGGGTGGTCGACGCGGTCGGCGGCGGCGTCGGGGAGGACTGGCTCGGCGCGCGGGTCGTCGCCTATCTGGGGCACGAGCGCAACGGCGGATACGCCTCCCTCGCCGTGGCACCGGTGGAGGCACTGCATCGCATCCCCGGCGGACTCGACGACGCGGCCGCGGTCGCCATGATCGGCACGGGGCGCACCGCGGTGGGCGTCCTGGAACAGGCCGCCCTGTCGGCCGAGGACGTCGTCGTGGTCACGGCGGCGGCCGGCGGGATGGGCACGCTGTTCGTCCAGGAGGCGCGGCGGGCGGGCGCCCTGGTCGTGGGTCTGGCAGGCGGGGGACACAAGACCGCGCGGGTGCTGGAGCACGGTGCGAACGGCGCCGTGGACTACGCCCGGCCCGGCTGGCGGGAGCGGCTGGCCGAGGAGCTGGGGGGTGCCGCCTCCACCGTCGTGCTCGACGGGGTGGGCGGCCGGCTCGGCCGGGCCGCCGCGGAGTCGCTCGGCGCTGGCGGTCGGCACCTCTTTTTCGGCTGGGCCTCCGACGAGGGGCACTTCACCCGGTTCGACGCGGACGAACTGGAGAAGTACCGCATCACCTCCGAGCTGGTGGTGGGACCGTCCCTCTTCGCGCTGCCGGGAGGAATCCGCAGGCTGGAGGAGACGGCCCTGTCCTGGGCGGCGACCGGCCGGCTGCGTCCCGTGGTGCGGTGCTTCCCGCTCGCCGACGCGGCCGGGGCGCACCACGCTCTGGAGACCAGGGCGACCGTGGGAAAGGTCGTCCTGCGCCCGGAGGCGGCGCCCCGGCACTGAGCGCGCCTCCTCGTCCGCCCGCCCCCGGTGTGCCGGGGGCGGGCCGACCGGCCCGTCACGGCGGCGGCAACGGGCGGCCCTCCTCCTCGTACCGCCACAGGATCTCCTCGATGCGCGCGGTCGCGGCCGTCAGATGGCGCCGGTAGGTGCTGTACGGCAGCCGAAGCCGTCTGGCGGCCGCTTCCTGGGTGGGCGCCCCTTCGATGAACGCCACCGTCGCCGCGCGGTGCTTCCTGTCGCCGTCGCGGTCGGTGACGAGGGTGTCGACGGCGTTGGTGAGCACCTCGCGCAGGGACATGCCGTGGTCGGCCACGAGACGGCTGCCGCGCAGGGGGTTGGCCTCCAGTGCCCGGGGCCGGCGCAGGTCCCGCAGGGCGGAGCGGACCGCGGCGGCGAACTCCGCCCGGCCCAGCCGGGGCGTGCCCGGCGCGGCACGCCCGTCCCCTCCGCCGTGGGGCGGTGTCCCTGCGGGATCACCTGGGAGCCCGGCCCCGGCAGGGCTGCCACCCGCCCCCGAGAGCATCTGCTCCTGCTTGTCGGCCAGCCACTCGCCGGGTGGCGTACCACGCCAGTCGTGGGCGAAGATCCGGTACGCGACCCCGCCGACGGTGACGGCCCGCGGCAGCGGCGTCATGTCGCAGAACTCCATGTGCGCGTTCCAGAACCCGTCGTCGCGCAGCACGATGAACGACCACGCCGGCCGCGAGTCCCGCAGCAGTTCGCCCAGCATCCGCCAGAGCATCAGGTCCATCACCGGTGAGGGCCGCTGGTAGTGCTGCGGGTGGACGTGGAACCGGCCGAGGGCGATGCTCTCCCCCGGCCGGAGCGGGCCGTGCGCCGCCACGTGCCGCCAGGCCGCGGCGGCGACCGGGTCCTCGTCCCGGCCCTGGAAGGGTGCGGGCCGCAGCCAGGCGGAGAAGGCCACGGCACCCGCCCGGCTCCTCAGGCGCTGCACCCGGAAGTCCTGCGGCCGGGCACGCAGCCAGTACCGGACCACCGCGGCCGAGTCGCCGCCCTCCCCCTGCTCGGCGAGGGCGAGGACGTCGGCCTCCAGCGACGGACGGTACGGACGGTCCTCGACCAGACCGGGGGTGTACCACCCGTGGGTCTCGGCCATGTGCCCCTGCGACCGGTGGAGGAACTGCAGAGCGCCCACGGCCTGCAGGAGCCCGTCGGCGGAGGCGGCGCCCACCCGGTCCAGCAGGTGCGCGTGGACACGTCGGTAGAGCTGGTCGTGCCCTTCCTGGTCGCGCCACCACAGGTCGGCCGCGAGCGCCTCCCGTACGACGTCGTGCGGGAACAGTCCCCCGGCACAGTGCTCCATGTACGGCTGGTCCCTGAGCCAGGCGAACAGCTCGGGCGCGTCCTCGCCCACCACGGCGCGCAGCAACGTCTCGGTGGTCAGGTGGGCCTGGGCGCACACTTCGAGGGCGAGGCGGTGCCGCGGGCACGGCACGGTTCCCAGGATCTGCCGCAGCAGCCGCGCCATCACCTCGGGAGCGGGGGCCCAGCCGCCCGGCACGGGCGGCGGCCCTTTCTCGGTCCGCGCGACGTGGGCGGCCAGCACGAGCGCGAGCGGATGCCCCGCGGCGAAGGCGAGCAACGGCCGGTGCCGGTCGGCGGCGACACCGTTCTCCTCCAGAAGGACCCGCGCCTCGACGTCGTTCAGGTCACCGAGCGGCACCGGGACGAGCAGCTCCGCCCAGCCGGGGTCGGCGGACCACCGCACGTCCGGCGCATGCCGTCCCGCCACGACCACGACGGCGTCCTCGGGCAGGTCCAGCAGGAATTCCTCGCGCAGCCAGTCCTCCAGGCCCTGGCAGCGCTCGAAGGTGTCGATCAGCAGCAGCGCCCCCGGCTCGCGCGCGCAGGCCGCCGCCCTCCCGAACGCCTCCGGTGTACCCGGTACGGTGCGGCCGTCGACGTGCACGACCGGTCTGCCGACGGCGCGCGCCTCCTGGGCGTACCGCCGCAGCAGCGCCGTCTTGCCGATGCCCCCGGGGCCGTGCACGTACAGCACGGACGCCGCCCCCGGGACCCCGGCGAGAGCGTCGCGCAGCAGGTCCAGTTCGGCTTCCCTGCCGACGAACACGGCATCCCTCGTCCGGTGGACGCGGTCGGCGATCGTGCCGCGTCGCGGTGCGTGCATGCCCTGCCTCTTCGTTCTTCCAGCCTGCCCGACACCGGTGGTGAGCCCCGGCGGTCGGATGGATCAGCGCGTCCCCGGACGCCGGTCAACCCTAGACGAACGCCTGGTGGCCGGACCGTCGCCCCGTCATGTGCCTCGTCGTCCGGGAGG belongs to Streptomyces sp. V3I8 and includes:
- a CDS encoding zinc-binding dehydrogenase — protein: MYAIRQYEFGPPQTLVYEETDAPPPGPGEVRLAVTAAGVHLMDTVLRAGRERGMALPRLPMTPGREAAGVVDAVGGGVGEDWLGARVVAYLGHERNGGYASLAVAPVEALHRIPGGLDDAAAVAMIGTGRTAVGVLEQAALSAEDVVVVTAAAGGMGTLFVQEARRAGALVVGLAGGGHKTARVLEHGANGAVDYARPGWRERLAEELGGAASTVVLDGVGGRLGRAAAESLGAGGRHLFFGWASDEGHFTRFDADELEKYRITSELVVGPSLFALPGGIRRLEETALSWAATGRLRPVVRCFPLADAAGAHHALETRATVGKVVLRPEAAPRH
- a CDS encoding AAA family ATPase; this encodes MHAPRRGTIADRVHRTRDAVFVGREAELDLLRDALAGVPGAASVLYVHGPGGIGKTALLRRYAQEARAVGRPVVHVDGRTVPGTPEAFGRAAACAREPGALLLIDTFERCQGLEDWLREEFLLDLPEDAVVVVAGRHAPDVRWSADPGWAELLVPVPLGDLNDVEARVLLEENGVAADRHRPLLAFAAGHPLALVLAAHVARTEKGPPPVPGGWAPAPEVMARLLRQILGTVPCPRHRLALEVCAQAHLTTETLLRAVVGEDAPELFAWLRDQPYMEHCAGGLFPHDVVREALAADLWWRDQEGHDQLYRRVHAHLLDRVGAASADGLLQAVGALQFLHRSQGHMAETHGWYTPGLVEDRPYRPSLEADVLALAEQGEGGDSAAVVRYWLRARPQDFRVQRLRSRAGAVAFSAWLRPAPFQGRDEDPVAAAAWRHVAAHGPLRPGESIALGRFHVHPQHYQRPSPVMDLMLWRMLGELLRDSRPAWSFIVLRDDGFWNAHMEFCDMTPLPRAVTVGGVAYRIFAHDWRGTPPGEWLADKQEQMLSGAGGSPAGAGLPGDPAGTPPHGGGDGRAAPGTPRLGRAEFAAAVRSALRDLRRPRALEANPLRGSRLVADHGMSLREVLTNAVDTLVTDRDGDRKHRAATVAFIEGAPTQEAAARRLRLPYSTYRRHLTAATARIEEILWRYEEEGRPLPPP